Part of the Rhodohalobacter sp. 614A genome is shown below.
TATCCGGTGTTTTTATGCTTCCGGAATGGATGCTCTGGCAATGGGTTCTTTCTTAATCAAGAAACCGTAAGAGATGAATGTTTATCTTCCAATTGAAGTAAAAGTCAGAGAGTTGGAGGGAAAAGCTCTGCTGGCACTGGTAGCTGCAGAAAGAGGTCATACCGTTATTCTTGGAGAGAAAAAAGATACCCTCAGTCTTGCACAGACCAGCCATCTGCCGCCAGGAATTGTTCACGACAAATCGCTGACACCGGGCGAATACAAAATTAAAAGTTATACAAATCTCAAAAAACAGGGACATCTCATCACCGGACAGGATGAGGAGAGCGGGTTATTGGACGAATCCTTCGACAGTTTTGCAAAACGAAGATTTTCTGAAGAGACCGTTTCTATGGTAGACAAGATTTTTGCATGGGGAGGGCATGACCAGTCCTCTCTGCAGAAAATTTACCCAAATTATGCTGATAAAATTGTTGCCACAGGATCGCCCAGAGTAGATTTTTGGCGAACGGAATTTGACGATTATTACAAGGAGGCAGCCTCAGGTCTGGAGGCTTACATTTTTGTTGCGTCCAATTTTGGATATCCAATTGATGAAAACCTTTTTTGGGATAAAATCGCCCGTCTGAGACAGGCAGGATATTTTGATCGTGATCCTGGAATGGAAAAATTCATGTACGAAAATTCTGCCTATCAGTACAGGTTATTGCATGAGTTTATAGTAATGATCAGGCAATTGTCTGATACGTTTCCGGATAGAAAAATTGTGGTTCGACCTCATCCGGTAGAATCAATTGATGCCTGGCATAAATTATTGGGTGAATTCCAAAATGTTATCATCAAACGAGAAGACACCATTAGCGGATGGATTCGCCATGCATCGGTACTTATCCATAACGGCTGCACGAGTGCGCTGGAAGCGGCAGTCAGCGGTTTGCCAAGTATTGCATATCGACCCATCCCCGATGAAATAGAGAGAGAAATTCCAAACAGGACCAGCCTTCATGCTTTTTCGTTAGAAGAGGTTGAAAAAATGATTTCCGATATCCTGGAAAATGGAGATACAGAAGGTTTGGATAAAGCTGAAGAGCTCAGTAATGAAGTTATTGATGAGCGAATATCAAGCGTTTCGGGAAAACTGGCTGCTGAAAAAATTGTGGATGAATGGATCAATATTGCAGAAAAAGCAAACCTGAAAACATCCTCAGCTGATGAACTGCTTGCAAAAAAACCAAGTGATACGGTCAGCTTAAGAAGAAAACTGAAACGGCAGGCGGTTGAAATTCGAAACTCACTGATGGGCATATCCCAGGTTAAGAAAAATCAAAAACTGCTCAAATCAGATCATAAATTTCCATCACTTTCTGATGAAGAAATGCAGGGAATGATCAAGAAATTGCAAACCACTCTGAATCGTTTTGAGAAAGTGAAAGCGGTGCGGTTTGGGGAAAAATCTTTTATATTCTTCACCGATCATTAACATCTTTATAATACATCTATGAGCGACAATGAGTGGATTATTGATTTATCAAAAATCAGATCACGTCAGGGCCTTTACGAGTTTCTAAATCCACAATTCGCTGAAATTGAATCGGGTGAAAAAGTCCTGACAATTGGTGCCGGGGGAGAAGTAAATGAACTTCTCTATGAATATGGCAAAAAGAACCAGTTCGAAATAGATTCGTTCGATATTGACGAAGATAAAACCCCGGACATTTTGGGTGATATTTGTACCTATGAATTTAAAGAAGGCACATATGATACCATTGTTATGTGCGAAGTGCTTGAGCATTTACACGCACCACATCTTGGTGTTGAAACGGTTTACAAAGCATTAAAGCCGGGTGGAAGGCTGATTCTTACAACCCCTTTTATATTTCCGATTCATGACCGCCCATACGATTATTTTCGCTTCACAAAGTATGGACTGAAACACCTGCTTTCGAAATTCCAGGAAGTGACCGTTAAAGAGCGCAACAGTTCTTTGGAAGCCATTGATGTACTTTGGATGAGACTCAACAAAATCAAAGGCAAAAGAACACACTACCTAAAACGGATTATTGTTTTTACGGTTTACTATCTGAAAAGGCCCCTGACCGTCTTTTTGATGAGATATGTTAAAACCGATATTATGACAACCGGTTATAATGTATTGGCAATTAAGAGTAAATAAATTGTGTCCTTTAAAATTACGACAGAGCTGTAAAAGCGAGGTATTGATTTAGAATGGCGAAAACGGTTGAGATTATTGGCCCGTCCGGTTCGGGGAAATCAAGTGTTTATCATCAGTTGCGGGCAAACTGGAAGGAAGAGTACAACTGGGTGCCGTATGATGATTTGAGCCGATCTAGAAAACAGATGCGCAAACGATACCTTAGAAAAGCACTGAAGTTGTTTACGGATCGGCTGCCGATTGGGGAGCAGTCTCAGAATAATACGCTTGCAAACGATGAGTGGAAGTTCATCAACCATGACAACCGGATTTTTTTGAATGATGAGAATGCCGAATTCAAAAAGGCGATTATGGATCTCGTAGAAGAGCATTGCAAAAAGTGGTATGACGGATCCGATAAACGATTTGTAACAATCCACATGATTATGTGGTCCATCGCTCATATCGACCGGGTTATGAGCGCAAGGAATGACAATCGATATTGTATTCTAAAGCAAGGAGAAGGATTTTTAAGCCGGATCATGCATCTGAACTCTCCTTCATTTAATGAAAAAGCTCTTAACAAATACCTTGAGCATCTTTTATTCCCCGACGTTCTGATTTTTCTGGATGTGCCGGTGGATGAAATACTAAAGAGAATAAAAAATCGAGACCGCCTGGCCACACTTCACAAAGACATGGATGATGAAGCGATTCGGCATTACTCCGAACAGACCATTCATTTTTTTAAAATGGCTATGGGCGTTGCCAAAGAAAAAGGTGTGGATGTATACGGTGTAAATGCAGGGGAAAACCTTGAGGAAACTACCTCACAGATTCTTGATATCCTCTCAAAAAAATAGGTTTCGCTCAATGCAAACCGATAGCGAAAACAGTAAGGTAATCATCTTATAAAAGCTCGTAACAGTATGAAAATCACAATTGTAAACAGGCATCGGGATGATATGTTAGGTGGCAGCGAACTTCAGTGTGATTTTATTGCAACGGAGCTTGTCAAGCGTGGTTACGCGGTTCACTACGTAGCGCCCGAAGGCAGTAAAGAGAGAATTTACGATTGGCCATATACCGTTTTGCCTTGCAAAAATCAGCCAGAAGATATAAGCCGTGAAATATTATCTACTAACCCGGATCTCGTACTCTGGCGTTTTAACAAGCATCATTTTTTCCCGGTAATACGAAAACTGAAAAAAGAAAAAATTCCTGTCTTATTTGCAGCTTCAAGTGTGAATGATGTAGATCCCTGGTTTTATAAAAAGAAAAACGGAATCAGGAAAACGGTCAAAAGTTTGGTCAAAAGTCATTGGAATCATTTGGGAATGAGACTTGTAGATGCCGTTACAGTCAACAATGCGGAATACCTCAATCGATTGTCTGTGGCTGATCAATATTTTGTTCCAAACGGAATGCCAATTGATTCTGAACCGTTTGAGTGGAACAAGCGATATTGTGCTTGGGTCAGTAATATCAAACAGATCAAGCGACCCGAAAAACTGGTTGAGCTTGCTACTTGTTTCAGAAGTGAAGATGTTGATTTCATCATGGTGGGAGATATTCAGGAACCAAGTTACGAATGGATGAGAACCCCTGGAAATCTGCCCGACAACGTGTACTATCTTGGTGTAAAAACACCTGAAGAGGTGAATGGAATCCTAAAATCAGCCGAAATTCACATTCATACCTGTTATCCCGAAGGTTTTCCAAATGTTTTTATTCAGGCATGGATGCAGGGAACTCCGTCAGTTAGTTTTGGCTTTGACCCTAGCGATTACCTGAAAACCAAGGAAATGGGATTTGATGCCAAAGAGAATTGGGAAGATTTTAAGAGGTATGTGAAATTGCTTTTGGATGATGAAGCACTGCGAGTTAAACTTGGAGGTAATGCTTCGAGGTTTGCCCACGACACTTTCCGGATTGAAAAAACGGTTGATAAACTGGAGGAGATTTTCGCTAAACTCATCAAAAAAGTTAATGTATCCGGTTGAATTATCTTTACTGTATTATTCTTAGTTTAAGCACTTCTTTTTAAAGTATTCAAATTGATAATCCATGTGCGGAATTTTTGGAATTACTCATCTTAATGATTCAGACCTTGGGAAAGCACGGGAATCTCTTCATACCCTTGCTCATCGCGGACCTGATCAATGGAATGAGTATCATGATGATTATGTATATCTCGGGCACAGGCGGCTCAGTATCATGGATCTGAGTGAACAGGGAATGCAGCCAATGGTTAGTACAGACAAGAATGTCTTGATTACTGTAAACGGCGAGGTTTACAACTTCATGGATCTGAAAAACCAGCTCAGTCATAAGTACGAGTTTGCCAGTACATCTGATTCCGAGGTAGTCTTATACGGTTATATGGAGTGGGGAATTGATCTGTTGCTGGAGAAGATGGACGGCATGTACGCGTTCAGTATTTACGATAAGGTGAAGAAAAAGCTGTTTCTGGTGAGAGATCGGGTTGGCATTAAACCCATGCACTTTTCTGATATCAATGGACAAATATCATACTCTTCCGAGCTAAAAGCTATTCAGAAATTTTATGGTGATTCGCTCGAAGTCGATTATACAGCCCTGTATGATTTCCTTACCTATCGGTACATTCCGGCGCCAAAAACGATGTTTAAAAACGTCTACAAACTGGAACCGGGACATTACCTGGAAATTGATCTTAAAAACAGATCCAAAAAAGATGTGAGATACTGGAGTCTTGAAGTAAATCCATGTGATGACAATATTGAACAGGCCAGCGAAAAGATTTATGAACTCGTAAAAAAATCTGTTGACGAACAGATGATGAGTGATGTTCCTGTCGGTTTCTTTTTGAGCGGCGGTATTGATTCCAGTACAGTGGTAACGATGGCTTCTAAACTGGTGCCGGATGTCAGTACTTTTTCAATTGGTTTTACTGATAAAGATCATGATGAAACCCACTATGCCGATTTGATTGCAAAAAAGCTGGGTACCGATCACCACAAAAAAATTCTGGATGAAAATCTCACCAAAGATTTGTTTGATCGATTGGAACCCTGGTATGACGAACCATTTGCGGATTTTTCCTGCTTCCCAACCTATCTTGTTTCAGAATATGCGAGGGAAAATGTAACCGTAGTTTTAACCGGCGACGGAGGAGATGAAGTATTTGGAGGATACGCCTGGTATGACCGTTTTGTAAATAAATCTCGGTTTAGATTTCCATCATTATCCTTTCTGAGAGTATTTACAAGGCCGTTTTTAAAGCAGAAAAACATTTTGGAGAAAATTGCGAGAAATATTGAAAATCCGTTTTTGTACAATGATTTCGAGCTGTACACCAAGGTGATGAACGGATTGCTTCGCCAGGATAAAGAGGAGTATCGAAAGGAATGGGGTATCCCGGAAGATTATGACGATTATTGGTCATATCGAAAGTATTATCGTGAAGATCTTGACGTATATACGCGCTTACAGTATCTGGATTTTCACACTTTTCTTCCGGATGATATTCTTACAAAAGTTGACAGGGTTAGCATGGCAGTATCGCTGGAGTGTCGCGTTCCTTTGCTGTCTAAAGAGATTGTGGAGTATCTTTTTAGTTTGTCGCCGGAAGTACGCTATCATGGAGGTGAATTGAAAGGTGCTATGAAAGAAGCGTTTAAAAACGAAATTCCTGACGAAATTTTAAACCGCGAAAAGAAAGGGTTCAGCATTCCTCTTCACACCTGGAAAGAAAATCTCATGGAACAGCCGCAGAATATACGAACGTTTGTTCTTGATGAGATTTTCAATATTCGCTAACTGGAATACATGATTAAAAATATCAGCATTATATAAATGAGTGGAGTTTTAGATAACGTTACCGTCATTATCCGTTCAGTTCGCGAACGAACCGAAGAAGTTTGCAAGAAACTGATTCTGGAGCAGGGGATTAATGAAGAAGATATTCATATTGTCCGGGAGGTGCCTTTCTCCAAATCGATGAAAGTTTCGTTTGAGACCGGAATTAAACAGGGGAAAAAATGGACACTCTGTATTGATGCGGATGTTCTCCTGAAACGGGATTCCATCAAAACATTGGTTCGGTTTGCGGATCAGCAAAGAGAAAATGTTTGTGAAGTGCAGGCTTTCGTGCTGGATAAATTTTTCTCGGGTCCAAGGCAGGCCGGGAACCATCTTTACCGAACATCACTTTTACCGGAAGTAATCAAGCGAATTCCTGAAGAGGGGACGGATATACGGCCGGAAACATACACAATTGCCCGAATGAATGAAGACGGGTATCCATGGGAATTGATGACAAATGTGATCGGCATTCATGATGATGAACAGTACAACATGGATGTCTACAGGAAAGCATTTGTACAGGCAGTAAAGCATCTCGATCGTGCCGAGCTTTTGGTGACTCACTGGAAGAAAAATGTACATAAAGACCAGGATTTTTTAATCGCTTTGCGGGCATTTTCCGACAGTATTAAAAACACCGAAGAGATTTATATAAACAGCGAGCAAAATCTGTACAAGCAGAAATTTGAAGAAGCGGGTTTTGAGGAAAAAGCTCCATTGAATACAGATGAGTTTTCACTGGATATGATTGAAGAAAGAATTGATGTTTGGGAAATTGACGAAAAATACTACTCGCATTATCCCGACAGCCAGGGATTGGATAGCAGGCGACAAAGCCGTTTACGCAGGTTTAAATCCAGCTTGAGAAACCGTGGGGTCATGAACACAACATTATTGATCGTTGGTACGGCATTTAAAAAAGTTGGGAAGACAATGACACGCCGAATTACTGAGTAAAGGAGCTAATTTCATTAGTCATGGCAGGTTCTGAGAAATCAATCATTTTTGTGCTGGGGGGATTAAGCGGCGGAGGAGCTGAACGTGTTGCTTCGCATCTCATCAATTATTGGCACGAAACCGGCTGGGATATAACATTGGTAATTCGCCGGGGGCCAGAAGAAGACTTTTATCCTATACCGGAAAACCTGAAACGGCATACTTTGGGAGGAGAGGGGCCATCAGCGAACAAACTCATTGCTCTTATCAAAAATATACCGTTTGTTTGGCGGTTGAGACAGGCCATTAAAAAGGAGAAATCCCCGATTGTTATATCATTTCTTACCAAGACAAATATTCATACCATATTGGCCTGCATAGGTTTGGGGCGGCATGTGATTATTTCTGAAAGAAATGATACGACCCGCGAAGATCACCCCTTTCCGTGGCCATTGCTTCGCAAGCTTACGTACAAGTTTGCCGATGTGGTAACTGCAAATTCCCAAATAGCACTTGACGGAATGAAAAGTTATGTGCCCGACTCTAAACTGAAATTGGTACGCAATCCTGTTAAAATTCCCGACCAGATTTCACAACCCGATCGCTCCAAAATTGCTTTGAATGTAGGGAGATTGGTTCCGCAAAAGAATCAGGAGTTACTCATTAACGCTGTTTCTGTACTTGATGAAAAACTTCTGGACGGCTGGTCGTTTGAGATTTTAGGTGAGGGTGAGGAGGAAGAAAACTTAAAGGAAACGATTTCAGAACTTCATGTTGAGGACCGAATTCTTCTTCGGGGAAAAGTGAAGGAGATTTCGGATTACTACAAAAAAGCAGGAATATTTGTTTTATCATCCAGGTATGAAGGAACGCCAAACGCGCTTTTGGAGGCGATGTCGTTCGGGTTGCCGCCGATTGTTTCCGATGCTTGTCCCGGCGCACTGGAATTTATCAACCACGGTGAAAATGGTTTGATATTTACTTCTGACGATGTTAAAGATCTTTCCGAAAAAATGAAGATATTAATGGAAAATCCCGCCGAAAGGTTGGCTATCGGAAGAAAAGCCAGGGAAACGGTCACTCAGTTTTCCTCAGAAAACGTCATGCCGGTTTGGAATGAGTTGATTCGGATTCCTTAGGCTACCCAAAAAATAAGATGCAGAGATAGAAATGTTATTTCCCGAACTTTCTCGCTTAGAAATTGACAGTATGAAAGCGTCTGGTGCTTTTTTTCTTGGCATTCCAAAACGCCTGATCAAAAGAAAGAGGAAAAAAGTTTTCATCATTGGATTCCATAAAACAGGAACTTCATCCATGGGAAAAGCTTTCCAGATTCTAGGATACAGGGTTTGTGGAAATATCAAAAAGGGCAGGGATTACGAGAAAGTGGATATGCCGACTCGTGAGTATATTTTATCCAAAGCGGAAGAGTTGACTTCACGGTACGATTGTTTTCAGGATACACCGTGGTTTATGTTTTATAAGGAACTGTACGAAATGTATCCCGACGCCTATTTTATTTTAACGATTCGACCGGATGAGAATTGGATAAAAAGCGTTCTTTCTCATTTTAGCGAAAGAGAAAACAGCAGTTATCATAAATGGATTTATGGTCATTCTGATCCAAAGATGAATAAAGAAATCTATCTTTCAACTTATCAAAGACATAACAGGGAAGTCAGAGAGTTTTTCAGCGATAAGCCGAATTTTCTTGAAATAGAACTTAAGGAAAAGGATAAATGGGAGAAAATTTGTGCTCTTTTAGGGATACGAAAACCTATGGTCAAATTTCCACACGTGAATACAATCAGTTCTCGAAATAGGTTTAATACAAAGCTAAAAGAGAAAGTAAAAGATCTCTATTATAAGTAGCCTAAAAACTCTAGAGAATTTTACTGATCTCATCTACAATATATTTTCCATGTTTGTGAAAGTTATACTCTTCTTCAAACAATTGTCTGCCGTTTCTGGCAATCTCCTCTCGTTCCTTATCATGCTCCAGGTAGTACTTTATTTTGTCGATTAAATCGTCTTTGTCATCAAAGGTCACAAGATGTTTGCCATCCACAATTTCAAATGGCAATTTCACTTTATTTACAGAAGGAGAGGAAAGAATAAACGAACAAAGAGCCCAGCATTCCCAATGCCGGTATGTAAATTCGCCATACCCGTCTAAAGCAAGATTGATTTTACTATCTCTCGTCGTTTCATAGAATTTTCGTTTTGAGAGACGTGGAAACTGAAGATGTTCAGGAACTTCCCGCTCGGGATTTCGAACATCCGTATGCAGTCCTCCATAAAAATGAATCCCGGTTTTGGAAATAGCTTCCAGCATATTTGTTCTCATAAAACTTCTGGAGGTCTCCTGGCCCAAAAAAAAGACATCATGGGTGTAACTTTCGGGTACATTTTTGAACCCATACTTTTTGGGGTCAATTCTGTTGTAGTTCAAAATATTCGCAGGAATCAGGGGGCAGCTTAAAGCAGTGGTGCGGAGCTTGGCTTTGCTCTCAGCATTTAATTTTTTGTACATGTCCAGATCTTTAAAATGTTCGCGTCTGAATACCAGATTCAACATGTCCATCATTTCATTTCCAGGGACCATTTCCGCATCAGGGCTGGTTAGAAGAAGAATGACAGGAACATCTCCTAATTTTGATCTTAGTTCACGAATAGCTCTTTCAGAGGATTCTAACGGACGCCCCTCACTTCGAAAGTTGCATTCGTAGTTAAAAATAACTGCATCAAATTTATTAATTTCCTGCTTTGTAAATTTTCTGATGCGCTTAAGAGTGATCCTTTTTACATCTGCCTGAGTTCGGAGGGATGCGCTAAAAAAACCCACACGATTATGCCAGTTGAATGAATCCCTCAGTTCTCTCAATGATCGCTTCCAGAAAGCCCCGCGTTCCTGCTTTTTAACATATAATATTTTCATCCCGGAAGTTCTATACTCCTGAAATTGTTATTTTAACCGATTCATTAACCGGATGCCAAGTTAAGTTTTAAGATATTGGAAAGATAGAGCTTGAGTTGGACATACATAAATAATTTTACAGTTTGATTGAACAAAATACCAGCCACAGTGATATGAATATTCTCTTTCTTTATTGGGGAAAAAAAGGTGGCGGTGCAAAATATTCACTCGAGATTGCAAAAGAGCTTTCGTTAAGAGACGATACGAATCTTCATCTCTCCATTTCCAGACAATGTGAAATACGGGATCAGTTTGAAGCATTATTAGCGCCTGCTTTTTATGTAGAGACGTATGAAGGCATTGTAGGATTTCTAAAGACATACTTCATCAGGAAATATGCGATTCAAAAAGAGCTTGAGGATTATCTGAAAAAGCATAAGATCGATGTGATTATTATTGGCATGGATTTTTTCTGGGGACCAATCATCAACAAAGCGGCTCATAATACAGGCGCAAAAACGGTCTTGGTAATTCATGAACCCAAACCACATCCCAAAGAATCTTTACCGATGAAGGTTTTCAAAAATCGAAATCTCAAAAAGTCGATTCCGGGAGCGGACCATGTGGTTGCTCTGACCGAACATGTCAGAAGTTATATTGAAAAAACCTATGAAGTGATGCCTGAAAAGACTTCAGTAATTCCTCATGGAATTTTTTCATACTACAAAACGGATAAACTCCGAACGTTGAAGGAAGGTGGAAAAACGTTTAAAATTTTGTACTTCGGCAGAATAGATTATTACAAAGGCCTGGATATTCTGTTAGATGCTTTTTTTGAGTTGGAAAAAAATCGCAATGATCTTCAACTTCAAATTTGGGGCTCCGGAGATATCAAACCTTATCAGGATCAAATTCAAAAAATCAAAAATATTAGACTGGAAAACCGATGGGTGGATGAACAGGAAATCACAGAGGTGTTCAAAGAATGTGATCTTTGTGTGCTGCCGTATCGCGAGGCGAGTCAATCGGGCGTTGCGGGAATAGCGGCTCATTCCGGAATGCCGATTGTGGCTTGTCCGAGTGACGGTTTAAAAGAACAGTTACGTAACTATGGTGCAGTATTATCTGAAGATTTTACTTCTGAATCACTGAAAGAGTCCTTGGAGAAGGTTATTGAAAATCCTGTTTTATATTCTCAATTATCTCAACAGGCACTTGAATATGGAAACCAATTGAGCTGGAAATCCATAGCAGACGAATTTTATAAAATTTCATCAAAAATCAATTCAGGCTTGAAATAATGGTTATTTTGGGTGTTTATTTGCAAAAAATTAAAGATGTATTTGGAGTTCACATTTCATGAGTAACAGGCAAACCCGTAAACCTATTTTGGTTAGCGGATCACATCGTTCAGGGTCAACGTGGCTGGGGAGAATGATCGACCTCTCCGATGAAATTGGGTATATTCATGAGCCCTTCAATCCAACTTCAGGGATAACAGGTGAGCTATTTAACAAATGGTTTATATACATTTGTGAGGAGAATGAAGGACCCTATAAAAAAGCCATCGGTGATTACTTGAATTATCAATATCCCTTTACAAGAAAAATCCGGGAAGCTAAAACCTGGAGAGATTATGCCAGGCCTTTCAGAGATTTTTCGAAATTTAGCTGGTACCGGTTGAATGAAAAGCGACCGCTAATGAAAGATCCGATCAGTATTTTTTCGGCTGAGTGGCTGCATGAAACATTTAATATGGATATGATTATTCTGATCCGGCATCCGGCTGCATTTGTAGGCAGTATTAAGAAAGTGGAGTGGAGAAGCGGAATGGGGAATTACCTGAAGCAACCTTTGCTGATGCGCGATTACCTGAAACCATTTGAACCTGAACTGAAAAGACAGGCTGAAGAAAAACAGGATTATATTGAAGAGGCCGTACTCCTGTGGAATATGATTCATAGTGTGATCTTAAAATACCAAGCGACTCACGATGACTGGTTTTTTATCAGGCATGAAGATCTCTCAAAAGATCCCATTGAAAAGTTTGAGGAAATTTATAATTACGTCAATCTGGATTATACACCGAAGATCAGGCAGAAAATCAAAGAATTCTCGACTGAGAATGAGTCAGCCAGCAAGTTAAAAAGGAATAGTGAATCCAATGTCTGGAGTTGGAAAAGACGGCTGACACCTGAAGAAATTAAACGGGTGCGTGAAGGGACCAAGGAGATTGCTTCACACTTTTATTCAGAAGAAGACTGGTAATTCTCAAATAGAAAGAAACTTCATAGAAGAACCGATGCAAAACATTCTTTTTATAGTACAAACGAATACCGTAAGTGGAGCGGAGATTGTACTTGAGAATTATTTGAAAGAGATGGATGAAAACGAGAATCTGTTTCTTTTGACAAATAATGAGGTTAAAAATTTCTATTCAGAAGTTTTTAAAGAGACGAATATCTATTCCAAAAAAAGTATGAAGCGGGTTTATTTCAGCAAGAATCCCTTCAACTACCTGCAATTTATTTCTTATATCCTTATCAATATTTTTGCCATACATAAGATTGTGAAGAAACATCAGATCGATGTTTTATATGGCAACAACAGTATCGATACCGTATTGATTACCATGTATAAGATGTTGGCAGATAACAGGATAAAGGTTGTTGCCCACCTGCACAGTATCATAGAAAAGAACAGCATGATCGGATCATTTCTGGACCGGTTTGCCCATCGGTTGGATCACATAATTGTGCCGTCGAACGCGACAAAACAATCAGTCAAGGAATTGATTGGAAACAGAACTCCCGTTACGACCGTCTATAACGGAATTGATATTCCGGAGAAAAAGAAAAAAACGGACTACTCATCAGTGGCTTCATCGCTTGGCTTGCCGGAAGGAAAGCAGATAATTGCATTTGTGGGAGCAGTAGAAGGCCGAAAGAGACCGGATTTGTTTCTATCAATCATTCAAAATTTATCGAAATTGAGAGACGATTTTTTTGCGATTATTGTAGGTAAAACAGAGAATGAAGAGTTGAAAGAAACTTTACAAAAGCGAATAAAAGAAGAAGAGTTACCCGTAAAAATTATTGGTCTGGTTGATTATGAGGTGATGATGTCGCTCTATGAAATCATTGATTATTTGATTTTAACCAGCGACAGAGATCCGCTGCCAACCGTGATATTGGAAAGTATGGCACACGGAAAGATTGCCATTTCCAGGGATGTAGACGGCGCACGTGAAATGATTCAGCATCAAGAAAATGGATTCTTGTTCCCGTATGAGATGTCATCTGAAGATGCTGCAAAAATCGTAAATGATGCTTTAGGACTTTCAGATGAAGAGAAGGAATTAATTCGCAAAAATGCACGAGAAACGATTAACAAAACTTTCAACAATCAAATTAAAAGTGAAAAGATAAACTCGATTTTACAGTCTTTATAGAGGGCTGATTAATTAAATCT
Proteins encoded:
- a CDS encoding sulfotransferase family protein is translated as MLFPELSRLEIDSMKASGAFFLGIPKRLIKRKRKKVFIIGFHKTGTSSMGKAFQILGYRVCGNIKKGRDYEKVDMPTREYILSKAEELTSRYDCFQDTPWFMFYKELYEMYPDAYFILTIRPDENWIKSVLSHFSERENSSYHKWIYGHSDPKMNKEIYLSTYQRHNREVREFFSDKPNFLEIELKEKDKWEKICALLGIRKPMVKFPHVNTISSRNRFNTKLKEKVKDLYYK
- a CDS encoding glycosyltransferase is translated as MKILYVKKQERGAFWKRSLRELRDSFNWHNRVGFFSASLRTQADVKRITLKRIRKFTKQEINKFDAVIFNYECNFRSEGRPLESSERAIRELRSKLGDVPVILLLTSPDAEMVPGNEMMDMLNLVFRREHFKDLDMYKKLNAESKAKLRTTALSCPLIPANILNYNRIDPKKYGFKNVPESYTHDVFFLGQETSRSFMRTNMLEAISKTGIHFYGGLHTDVRNPEREVPEHLQFPRLSKRKFYETTRDSKINLALDGYGEFTYRHWECWALCSFILSSPSVNKVKLPFEIVDGKHLVTFDDKDDLIDKIKYYLEHDKEREEIARNGRQLFEEEYNFHKHGKYIVDEISKIL
- a CDS encoding glycosyltransferase family 4 protein, producing the protein MIEQNTSHSDMNILFLYWGKKGGGAKYSLEIAKELSLRDDTNLHLSISRQCEIRDQFEALLAPAFYVETYEGIVGFLKTYFIRKYAIQKELEDYLKKHKIDVIIIGMDFFWGPIINKAAHNTGAKTVLVIHEPKPHPKESLPMKVFKNRNLKKSIPGADHVVALTEHVRSYIEKTYEVMPEKTSVIPHGIFSYYKTDKLRTLKEGGKTFKILYFGRIDYYKGLDILLDAFFELEKNRNDLQLQIWGSGDIKPYQDQIQKIKNIRLENRWVDEQEITEVFKECDLCVLPYREASQSGVAGIAAHSGMPIVACPSDGLKEQLRNYGAVLSEDFTSESLKESLEKVIENPVLYSQLSQQALEYGNQLSWKSIADEFYKISSKINSGLK
- a CDS encoding sulfotransferase, whose protein sequence is MSNRQTRKPILVSGSHRSGSTWLGRMIDLSDEIGYIHEPFNPTSGITGELFNKWFIYICEENEGPYKKAIGDYLNYQYPFTRKIREAKTWRDYARPFRDFSKFSWYRLNEKRPLMKDPISIFSAEWLHETFNMDMIILIRHPAAFVGSIKKVEWRSGMGNYLKQPLLMRDYLKPFEPELKRQAEEKQDYIEEAVLLWNMIHSVILKYQATHDDWFFIRHEDLSKDPIEKFEEIYNYVNLDYTPKIRQKIKEFSTENESASKLKRNSESNVWSWKRRLTPEEIKRVREGTKEIASHFYSEEDW
- a CDS encoding glycosyltransferase, which translates into the protein MQNILFIVQTNTVSGAEIVLENYLKEMDENENLFLLTNNEVKNFYSEVFKETNIYSKKSMKRVYFSKNPFNYLQFISYILINIFAIHKIVKKHQIDVLYGNNSIDTVLITMYKMLADNRIKVVAHLHSIIEKNSMIGSFLDRFAHRLDHIIVPSNATKQSVKELIGNRTPVTTVYNGIDIPEKKKKTDYSSVASSLGLPEGKQIIAFVGAVEGRKRPDLFLSIIQNLSKLRDDFFAIIVGKTENEELKETLQKRIKEEELPVKIIGLVDYEVMMSLYEIIDYLILTSDRDPLPTVILESMAHGKIAISRDVDGAREMIQHQENGFLFPYEMSSEDAAKIVNDALGLSDEEKELIRKNARETINKTFNNQIKSEKINSILQSL